Genomic segment of Sebastes fasciatus isolate fSebFas1 chromosome 3, fSebFas1.pri, whole genome shotgun sequence:
TCTGGTCAAACGAAGTCCCTCGTCTCTGACCTATTGGTGTGGGGGTCGAAACACTCCACTGAGCGCAGGCAGGATGAGCCGTCACGACCTCCTACTGCATACAGCCTGAGGAAGACAGAGGATGGTGTTAACcctctggacacacacacacacacacacacacacacacacacacacacacacacacacacacacacacacacacacacaaaaaacacctgCCACACAAAACGCCACGCATAATTCAGGACTCTGGAAGTGCCTTTACAATTTAGTGACACTGGAACAGATGGTACAAgggtgtattaatgtgtgtgcgTTTTGCAGGATTTGGGGACAAAGTGAGGTGAACAAAATCAATCAGACAAAACTCTGGGGGGCATCACAACCCCGAGCAGTcactcagtctgtgtgtgtgtgtgtgtgtgtgagtgtgtgtacacatCGATGGATGTAGAGTTGGGAGGGTGAAGCAAGAAGTGCATCTGAACCAGTCAAGCAAGTAATGAGCTCCATGAGGCAAAGAGCCCAGAGAATACACAACGCATACATGCACTCACAAATGCAGGATGCCCcgcactcactcacacacacactcactactGCTGGGCATGCTTAGCACAAATCAGTTGTTTCTGTATTAATTAGCATCTAAACAGCCTTTCTCTGTAGCGTCACTGTGAGGCActgaacaataaaaacaacactgCAATATTCATTGCAATTATAACTTCTACTGCCGGCTGCAGGAGAAGTCTGGGGCAAGTGAGGCGATTCCAGTCCTGAATTTATCAAATCCCGCTATTAATATGTGCATTTGTGCAGGAGGGactgctgcgtgtgtgtgtgtgtacgcgacTGTGAGTAATGTCACCTTTTCCATTACTGTTTGATGCTGCAGTGCGTCGTGCAGGAAAGCACAGCAGTTACAGTAACATAACCTTGCCTCTGTTACCTTCATCTTCAAAACAAGCAGAGTGTGAAGCTCTAAGAATGTTCTTGTACGACATAGACATATTTTCtcctccagaaaaaaaaacttcggTGCTTTCTGCAGGAAAACTGTTTGTGGTTTCAAGCCGTCGAAAAATGTTCTCCATTAGTCTCTGTTCTCCAAACCACGGGCACTACATGTACATTTTGCTTATTAATTGACTATTTCTATGGCATACAGTGGCTATGTACTATAATGAGGTAGGGTGTTGCAGAATCTATATGTGTACAGTTATACAGCATAAATGACTGTCTTTTGATTAAGTAAAGTGAGGCAATTGTGTAATTTCTGCAGAAAATATCAACAATCTATTAAATTACATCAATTTAGTTgtcgcttttgtccaaagcgactTGCAATAAGTGCATATAGCATCTGTAAGAACAAGAGCAACAAACACGTGTCCCAAACAAACAACTAAAAGCATGTTTAATGTTACGGTGCATGTGCTAATATTGAATCTTTAAAGCGCGAGtccattattctttttttttgtttttctatcattctgtagcttcccagtggtgttccttatgtattcaaattatgaaggatttgttttttaagtacatactgtatgctgtaGCATCAAAAGGCttttttcccaagcccttctaaaactttttttcccatgtgacctgacgtaggtttctgcatgatgacgctgctacatgtagagtatatatacagtacatccttatagtcagtgtattaacgtcacatacagtaacttcGGTGGCGGTCGGCAtactcccagtttggagaagcagacaggagaacCGGCaaggaagctaagcaatgtactgccgTGTGAACGCTAGATCGAACGTTAGAGCCGTGTGAACGTTAGATCgaatccgaaagtcacacaataacacaaacaaactaaccgatcgatgcggcggtagaccagcaactctcaTGACTCTTTGTCAGTCAGCCCTTCCCgaaggggaactgaagccgttatatcgctttcttcaaagccaccaaatTATTCCcaaaagtaataattttacctcgcagaacacaccAGCATACATACAACCCAACTTTGACACAGCTAGAGCATGctttcacattattcataatctTAATGATTTGCTTTAATTAGCCTTCCATTTGAAAATAACGgaacagaacgcagatggacccgccctttaactTGGCTATACAGTATGTGGATGTGTGAAGCAGTACGTGAGAGGAATTACTTACTTGCCATTGAGTACAGCTACTCCCACTGTGCTTCTGGGTGTAGCCATACTTGCAACAAAGCTCCACTGGCGAGCTTGGGGGTCCCACCTAGTAAGAATTATGTGCACAATTTCTCAGTCCTGCACATAATAGAACATGGCTAATCTTAACTTTGAAAAATGGTTGAACAAGTAATGAAATATGCAGTGGAGTCAAGAGATTGTATTTCCACATCACAGCATCTTTCAGCAGCAACATCTTTCCAAAAACAGTTCCTGTGTTACTATagattcattttacatttttaagcaGAGTAAATAACATAGAATAAAACAGCTGTGTGGAGTATCCCCTTACCTCTCCACTGTGCTGAGGTAGCTCCAGCCATCATGTCCTCCTACTGCGTACATGGGTCCCTCTAGGACAGCTACGCCTGCAATACACAACCAAATGTGCATGATTAAATCATGGCAACTTACCAAAACATGATCAGCCTGGACAAGCTCCTGAAACCACACACATTCAGGAAGAGAGTGTGAGTTTTTTGTATTGTGTGTGCAGCCACACCCTGGACATGAGGCGTGCAGAGTTAGCAGCATGTTGACACCTCCACACTCAAGGGATTTATCTGCCAGAACAGCTGTGGTGCCAGATGTGTGTTTGAATCcccacgcacatgcacacatttataAAAACACCAGCGCAGCACACCTTATCAAATTTTGTCATCGTAATAGTAGACTTGCAGAGTGAGTAGGGGAGAAACCAGATACACAAGTTCAGTCTGTTGAAGTGCTCTTGAGCATGACACTGCATCACTTACTGTTGAGGTGCTGTTGTGTAGCTGAAACTGAactttgacctcactgtattaAAAGCGAaaagaccattttttaaatctcaaaATTCAAATAACATGATCTAAACATAATCCTTCCTTATAAAATAGCTACCCTAATTGACTTTGTATTAAAACAAGGGGCTCACCTAAGCCATGCCTGTGTGTGGACATGGGAGGCATGACGCTCCAGGCCTTGCTGTGCGGGTTGTAACACTCCACAGTGTTGAGGGTCTTGAGGCCATCTCGGCCGCCGACCACATAGAGACGGCCGTCAAGGACAGCTACACCAAACTGTAGTCTCCGTCCACTCATGGTGGCGACCTGCCGCCACGTGTCCTGACGCAGGCAGTACTGCTCGATACTGGTAGCACCtggaaaaaacaacagaaaaacatgtcaaataaaaCTGCGGCCGTTGATTTGCTCTAATTTTGCACTTCTGACGAACCTGACCCGGATCCCCACTCTCGGTTAGGACTGTACCACTTTCATTTACTCCCCAACAGTAGactctgtgtgtatttgtgtgtagagaCACAGAGCCTGCAAGCACGCACGAATCAATGAGGTTTGTTTATGATGATCTCCGCTAAAGTTTTCACATGTTTTCTCTTGATTAAAAGATAAAGGTAGTTATGAGATAGTTATTCCATCAAgtcataataaagaaaaaaattctgTGAGTTTAGTTTTCTTAAATTAGACGTTGTGCTGCCTAAGGGGTcaaacattagggctgcaacaaataagtattttcattatcgattactCAGCCCATTATTTTCTTggttataatttattatttgtcAAATGTCAGAGAATCGAAAAAAATGCACATCACGATTTCCAGGAGCCGAAGGCGACTAattcaaattactttttttgtccgacaagcgttccaaaatgcaaagatattcagtttactatcatacaaggcaaagaaaagcaaaaaaaaaaaaaattacatctgAGGACCCGTAACCAgttgactaatcgttgcagctctacctaAGATGTTGATGACATAATCGCAACTTCCCCGGTTATTTTATTTCTTGTCAGCTCTCTACTGTGTACTATTGAATAAATGAccagataataataaaaatataaacactAACTACAACTACAGAGCATCTTGCGACAGACAGACATGTTAACACCTGGCACAGTACTCAAAACcgcttctgtggtagttcctgctacagtacgtgtctccaggaccaccactttgccatgatgactcacacacagactcacaaggtgaaaacaataccagccacacACTGTCGTGGCTGGTAATGATATAcactatacatacagtatacgtaTGTAATGTCTAGATACGTGCAAGTGACCGTTGTACCTTTCGTAGCATCCATGCCCCCTACGGCGAACATGGCCCCAACGGTGGCCTTGCGGGGCCGGGTGCGGGGACTCTGAAGCAGCGGCTGGCGCTGGGGCAAGAGGTGATACTTCATCCCCTCCATGAGAAGCCGCTGGCACTCCATACTGTCCCGGAGCAGAGGGTTGGACTCCAGGTCTGCCAAgaactacacacacataaaaaacaaacaaacacactcatgaacacacacacacacagagacatgtgACAACTGCTATCAACAAGCAGTCAAACAAatgcagggtgtgtgtgtgtactgcatGTGTGGGTTACGATGTTATCACTGATTGTGGTCGAAAGAAAGCTGTTCTCTCATTGATTGAGAGATTAGATCAGACCAGCAGCCATTagtgcttacacacacacacaaacacgagcacgcacgcacacacacacagacacacacacacacactaatcatCTGACACACTAGAGGACTAATCTGTCATCAGCATCTCATCAGCTCTCTCGTCCATACCCTCTAACCTCATctatgatcacacacacacacacacacacacacgcacacgctgTAGAGACAGCCAGGGGCGGCAGCATGAAGCACTTCAATCAACCAGTCTGTTCCTTAAAATACATCCACAGGAAATCACTGCCTGTGAGAGAGGCAGGGTGGTGTAAAGCAAGTTTTCCCTGAAGCCAAGAATTACATGATTTACATTtagacaggtgtgtgtttgtgtgtgtgtgtgtgtgtgtgtgtgtgtgtgtgttggaaagCAGTAGAGGTTCAAGAGGAGCCAGACTTTTTTATAAAAGTCACTCTAAGTTTCCAGACTGTGTGTATACCTGCACataccgtatgtgtgtgtgtgtgtgtgtgtgttagctgaAGAGAGGTCAGTGGGGATGTTCAGAAATGGCTGCTAAGATTCAATCACAGAGAACAAGTAAAATAAAGGACATTTCataaaagaggaaaaaatgccaaataataTTTTAcaccctctcttttcctctgtgCACCACAAAAAGAAAGATTTGGCCCAAATAATTCAATTTGGTCACTGAATGTAAAATCAATTTTCCCAGCCAGACGTGGAGAGCGTAAAGCAAGCATGGTAAATGGATAAGCAGCTTACACGCCAGGGTGAACCCACGCTGCCATCGCACACAAACACCGAGGGACAAATTAGGGTGAACTCTCTTTCGGCAtttcatttgtgtgtatgtgtgatgaAGAAGGACAGAGATAGAGAACTGTGTTTGTCCTCTCCTGTGCTATTTATCCATCACGCTGTGAAGGACTGAATGTGGTGGGCGAGATAAGACTGAATCCTTCAGACGTCCcaccttctcctctctgtcctctctttaCCTCACAGTGGGAAGTGAGAAAGTAGTCCTCCTTTGCAGTTTCAGCATGGACTTTGTCTACTTgcgataaacacacacacacacactccatacagacagaaacacacaccctcaacatatgtactgtatatttttcaCGCTTTACTAACCCTTCaccagtgggatatttactgacgtattttatattgtcgaataaaacattaaaatctcttaccCTTGCGTTAACTACGGAAGTGCTGAAATGCGAtttcatttctgggttttaggactcattcctgcaccgcTATATAAATTTCGGTGATCCCGACTTTAACGCCGGATCAAAATATGGTTTACCTACAAAACTGATAATATTCCTATCAGCCTAAATTCAGCTGTACTTTCTGTTTAATGCAAATTTTCAAAAGATAGCATGCTAAACTAAAAATTATGAATATGCTAAACATTACACCTGTTAagtatcagcatgttagcatggagtgctttcacacctaacctgtttggttcggttaaaacaaactcaggtcCGAATTCGTTTTGCAGTTTGGGCTGGTGTagaaagctgtcaatcaaaccacGGTGCGGACCAAGCAACCGAACCGAGAGCGCTTGAAGAGGTGGGTCTTGGTCCGCTTCCAAGCGGACTCTGGTGAGGTCcatttgtggtgtgaaagcaaataAACCAACGACAGGATTTTATGAgagcagatatgtgattttagcaCGATTTCAACTAAAACTAATAATTAATCCATCTTCTGGTCATGAAATCTGTGTGAGTgatcttattgatctgtatAATGCCATGTACAtattatgcaaataaacacgtacaGTATGCACGTCAGCATTTTACTATTTTCCCTGATTAATaggtcaaaagctgttaaaactgctgcacactctgtgtactttgtcagttcattaagTCCATTAAAAAGTGTCTGACAGCGATCCCACAGTAATAAGCCCCAAATCATTACTGTACAAGATGCCTCCTTTTCgtcctgtctctacctgtcagTCATTATTCACAACATGTGGTTGATTTGTCTAATAACACTATGAGCAGTTATTTCTTCTTGAGGTCTTTCTGACACCAATGAACATAAATATGCACATCAGTCAGTCACCAGAATTTGATTTCCCAGCCAATAAACTGTCCAATCAGCGAACTGTCACTCCGGTACaacttcatgtttactcctGTTGTTcgtttgtaaaaagtcagtgtgaactGTCCAGACCAAACTGaaatatttgggttttggactgtttgtcagaaagttaagcaaaaaaaaagatgtgatgGGTATTTTTCTTTGACTATTTTCTGCTATTTTTGAGATCAAATGATCAAATTTACAGCCCACAGATGCACCTCTGAGAAGATTACACCAAGTGTGGATGTGTCTGTGTTGCAGAGGTGATGTGGAGAAGGGATTAAAGGTATTAATCTGGTGCACTGACATCCTTTTGATGACTAATCGCAGTGTGGCCTGTAGAGAGCTGACTAATTGGTTGATGAATATCGATCAGCTGTCTGTGTGAGGTTAATACGTCGTTTTATTGGCATGTCACAGCTCATGAGGTTGCTGTGAGTTAATATATCAGTTTAGCATGGTGGTGGGCGTGATATACTGTTAAAgggtttgggtgttttgaagtggggttgtatgaggtacttagccatagtcggtgtattacctacagtagatgacagtcggcacgcccccagtttggagaagcagacaggagtaccagcaggggagcaaagcaatgtactgctgtggacaggggcagcagcaaaacttattttagctaCTTAAAAGAAACGCTCACCTACAAAAgtcaatatccgtttaagtgtatgctatatttagagaATATTTTCCGATGGGGATCTGAACTGAATATGAAACTTATCTATACcgtattatatacagtatactatactatactgtcatctgagcctgctggctttgaagagagtatagataagtttcactttcagctcAGTTTTCCATTAGAAGGGAGAAGGAAAGAGCtttctgacggcaagataaagcggtgaaaatattctaaatatagcgtacacttaaagtcttccactccttgagggcgccggccctaaacagtctttgaattgcataaattgggtatcactgtaaagctgagactcttgtggatccaatgagcccaattgtattaatgtgtgatgatgttagtccccataatAGCCATTTCAtagtagtgagaccattttttgtaacttgacctcactgtataaaatgacctgagGTGACCTCTAGCATAATCACatcctcatgaaactttacaaccacaaactacagacagaagtgctcgccattcaATTGCCGAAAAtagcaattcttgcagaaatctccaaatgtcaaatgtttttgataccaaatcacagcatggctttttctatggtgttcatcaaggtcttggtgtcttaatgtggtattttggagggatttttgatcaaaaaaatgttttatcaattctcgattgGTACTAAacggttaaatttagcaccaaatctgtggaacaattggtatcaacccaaaaattgctgcagcaacttatgagacaaaatagagcatggggatggccatcataaACTGTTGTTCTAAACCCTTGTATACTcaaaactaattaattaatatatatatatatatatatttatatatatatatatatatatacatttttttatacactgactatggataagtgcctcatacaaccccatttcaaaacacccaaactatccctttaaaggttGAATCAACCCTCAGCTCTATTTCTGTCTTGCTTTTGCTCTCTCTATTCTAGTGCTATTCTGCTGCTTTACCTGTCCGCCATCCATCTTCTCCCCTGATTATATGTTACAGCTACTTGTGATTTCAGCTGACCGGGGCAAAGTCGTATATCTGAGGTGTTCATACTGTAAGCCTGGTAGACGTATAGACGCAGGCAGAGAAGATGGAAAGAGGAAGGGCGGGCCCACAAGGGCAGTTTTATCTCTACAGTTTCTTTATATATAGTAAGGGAAATGACTGATGAGGGAGATGAAGAGAACAGATAATTTAACTGCGGTTAAGAGAGATATCACACTTAATTAAGGTTTaaaccatgtgtgtgtgggtgggtttgtgtgtgcattcaaCGCCCTAGGCAGTAACGGAGGTTCTGTCGAGCATATAAACTTCCCAGCATCACATTACCAGATGAGATACTCTGCTGCACGAGctaggaagaggagagaggaggagatgcatgcacacacacatacacttaaatacatagacacaaacacaacaaacacaagcacacacgtGACAGAGTAATGGTTGTGATCTACAGTTAGCGTAATGATTATAGTCCCTCTAATTGCACAAAGaggatagagacagagagacagactggagccaggaggaggtagagaagaatgggggagggagggagagagcatGAGATAATTTTAGTCATGGAGAAGCAGATCATCAGGAGGAACACTAATGCAAACGCTTGCCTCATACTTTGCTGTAAGAGATATGAGACATGAGAAACTTTGACAAAGCTCCTACTATATTTATGTGGTAAAGTTTTAGCTTCAAAATGTGTTGATTGATTCCACACACtaacaaaataacaacaataactaaTGTGCTCTTGTTAGTGAATATAATTCATCTTGGAGTCACATTGcatattcatttggagtcgtgtttgtgttcacctgatgaatgcaagtccaatatccactctcttttagctctgattttggtctccaccaattcctgagggaaatatctggctcttaagGTGTTAAATACTCCACCAGCTAGTTGATAACTGTATATGTCTGTTGTTTTGTGAAGAGCAGGTAGCGTACAGTGGGTTTTtggagctttttcactgaaaacagccaCCTGCGACGTAATAAGAGCGGTAATAGTGAACCAAAACGGTAAAGTTGTAGGCaggacagctaaacaatgagctgaaactcgctataaagctctgtaaagctGCAGATTTGgttgataattctctgtaggttcatcatTACGATCAACTCATTTCACATGGTTTACACATTGTCATTTGACACATTGTtatcataaaaatattgattatacacagttgtcggttgctgtttgtaaGTACATGGCATTCAAATTGTCCCCCTCCTCCTCGGCGAAacgagcgagggagggaggtagagagagagagcagtgatggtcgagcgagctatagagtgaatgaagagagggagcggcgttagatAGAACAAAGAAGCGAATCAGAGTAAAACGTTTTTGCTGAAGCCCAGAAACGTCCCCAACgcagcaaaataataagaaaagatcaaatacaggcagagggcagtgtctctgtagatacagacaccaccacacacttctagtagGTAATAAATGATTATAAGGGATTATTTTTCTaccagtctatacattgttttttagaaaattcctgcatattataccttaaAATAAGTCAGTCACTTACAACAGTATGATAGTGACTGAGTTCTTTGCAGCTCTCACCTGTGGCTGCAGCAGCGGCAGTCGGATGTGAGCCAGCAGCACGGGTAGGTGACGCTGTCGTGTGTCAGCGTCATGACGGACCCACGTAAGCAAAGAGGTTACCACGGTTTCCTCATCTGGCACGTTGACGTCATCAGACGTGATCAGCCTCTCCATCTCATCCACTGGGAGCAACAGAAACTCCTGGCCTCCCACCACCTCTAAAAAGTGTTCCTGGTGGATGGAGGGATTAAATGGTTATAAGAGTAGAGAAGGGAAGAGTCAGATTAGTCTGgatgaatgaataatgaattGCAGATGAAAAAAGGGatgagagaagaaaaaacaatagGAAGATATTAGTGGAGAGAGGAAAGGGATCAAGGGGTTGGAAGGTggcaagaagagagagagaaaaggaaggaaATGAGGGCTTGAGAAAGGTCACAGGAAGATGGATGAAAAGCTTTAGAAAAAAGGGTCTGGATGAGAAAATGTTTGAATGATTCAGTGGTATGAGATGGGGAGAGAGAGTAAGGCTGCGAGTAACAATAATTTTCATTATCGActaatctgatgattatttgCTGAATGAAGAAATTCATTGTTTGGTCTCCAAAACTGCCCATCACaacttttataatttttttgcgATTAATTGATGATCAAAATAGGATGCAGGTTAATTTTCTGACAATCAACTGATGGATTAATGGATTTATCGGTTCAGTTTTAGAAGTGAGTGAATGTGGATGGGGTAGAAGGAGTATGAAAACTAGATACTTAACCCTTAAAAGCCTAGCATAGCATCGATGTTACGCTTTctacaaaacattaaataactGGAACCGTTTATGGAAAAGGTGTAGTTGCACCCAATTTTACATGGAgctccattgaaaaaacaaaaattccctggttgattatgtttttttcactggcatttttttttttttaatgtcaaataTGGTATGCTTTTAAATtgatctatatatttattttgaggGAAGCATTATCTGTGGGTATTAAAAAGGGGGAAGAAAaacatgtaacatgtaaatgtgACCCTGATTCCCacgaataaaacattttaaataaaaaaaaaagaaatgtcaatcTTGACTTCTCTCTACACAGTCTATTGTATAGCTCTTACACAATGGCAGTAATAATCCTGTGAGctgtgtataagtgtgtgtgtgtgtgagtgaattaCAAACACAGGCAGGCAGTCACACCCAGATAAAGCAACCTCTACGACATAATTGCCACAGATTAAAGTTTAACAATAATCCATttagagagaaaggaagaaagagaggaacaGTGACactgacagagacagacacacagagggagaaaacGTTAAGACAGGAGAGAacgagaaaagaaaaagaataatcaAGTCGATGGAGGAGCTATTTCACAGTCACCATAGCAACCCTGTGCTGAAAACCGCCATTGTGGCGATAATGGTGTGTTGCGAACGAGGAACCAATTTGTTACCAAGAATAACATCAAGGCTGGAAAATGACCAAAGTCTGACTGGGGGAAAACTGTATAGAAGGAAAGCTGTGGAAGGGAAGGAAGCCTGCTTATTGTTAAAACCTAGACTTCACCTGTGGTCTACCATCATCATTTTCAGATCCATATTTTCCAAAGCAGATGCTTTATTAATTTTCTCGTGGTGGCTTTACAATCGCTGGAGGTATAGAAATAAACTGGCCGTGTACCCACCATGGTGTAGGCGTGAGCGGCCCTCTGCAGGTCATTGCAGCCCTGA
This window contains:
- the klhl5 gene encoding kelch-like protein 5 isoform X4, coding for MEPCACPEECMFTALSHADVSFRKMEGYLRSRQLCDVILVAGERRIPAHRLVLSSVSDYFAAMFTSDVREAKQDEVKMEGVDPDALWALVQYAYTGRLELREDTIESLLSASCLLQLSSVVQACCSFLMKQLHPSNCLGIRSYADAQGCNDLQRAAHAYTMEHFLEVVGGQEFLLLPVDEMERLITSDDVNVPDEETVVTSLLTWVRHDADTRQRHLPVLLAHIRLPLLQPQFLADLESNPLLRDSMECQRLLMEGMKYHLLPQRQPLLQSPRTRPRKATVGAMFAVGGMDATKGATSIEQYCLRQDTWRQVATMSGRRLQFGVAVLDGRLYVVGGRDGLKTLNTVECYNPHSKAWSVMPPMSTHRHGLGVAVLEGPMYAVGGHDGWSYLSTVERWDPQARQWSFVASMATPRSTVGVAVLNGKLYAVGGRDGSSCLRSVECFDPHTNRWSGCAPMAKRRGGVGVATWHGFLYAIGGHDAPASSLSSRLSDCVERYDPQTDVWTAVAPMSISRDAVGVCLLGDRLFAVGGYDGQVYLNTVEAYDPQTNEWTQVAPLCLGRAGACVVAVRL